In one window of Chryseobacterium sp. JV274 DNA:
- a CDS encoding response regulator, which produces MDHINGNDQSRNQHYIDKLSAFEKKHTDVFDFLVFAAAKMTNMELCTMSITSEGQVYVLASSDASPNQVYPQNPHFLLNDQTSVYESKNSEFKFHRSYPIPGREDNLITHLNLFDREEKNLDKAEEELVNKILNQAAKCHLDKERELAEKAYVLKSEFVANMSHEIRTPLNGIIGFTELLMETNLDEMQRQYLEIINQSGVSLYSIINDILDFSKLEKQKLKLNLDKVEIEELVSEAFNIVAYSNTKKQVEMLIDIDDTIPRYIWTDEMRLKQVFVNLLSNALKFTEEGEIVSYVKVLDDLGEGKKRIRFGVRDTGIGISSEKQAEIFNPFSQGDGSITKRYGGTGMGLTISNQILALADSILQVESDQGKGSDFFFDILFDTEEEEYDLNLSDIKRVLIVDDNENNRKILKRMLERKNIEVTECDSGLKALLLIMNKSKFDVIIMDYHMPIMDGIETIRKMKNIIPDANHVVPYVVLYSSSDDTNLQAACDELEIENRLVKPIRMKQMYQILSTLKSSEKKKPDQIKNAANEVSMREIKILIAEDNPINLLLIKTYLKEIIPQALIIEAKDGTEAVEKHQKESPDLILMDIQMPHLNGIEATKEIRALEKNIEIPIIAVTAGSLPGDKEKCLQAGMSDFLTKPLLKQTLSDMIQKWFGTEIEKE; this is translated from the coding sequence ATGGACCACATTAATGGCAATGATCAATCGCGGAATCAGCACTATATTGATAAATTAAGTGCATTCGAAAAAAAACATACCGATGTTTTTGATTTCTTAGTATTCGCGGCGGCCAAGATGACCAACATGGAGCTTTGCACCATGAGCATTACCTCGGAAGGGCAAGTTTACGTTCTCGCTTCCAGTGATGCATCCCCCAATCAGGTCTATCCCCAGAATCCTCACTTTCTTTTGAATGACCAGACTTCGGTTTATGAGTCTAAGAACTCGGAATTTAAATTTCATAGAAGTTATCCCATCCCCGGTCGTGAGGACAATCTGATCACTCATTTAAATTTATTTGACAGGGAAGAGAAAAATTTAGATAAAGCAGAGGAAGAGTTGGTCAACAAGATATTGAACCAAGCGGCAAAATGTCATTTGGATAAAGAAAGAGAACTGGCAGAAAAAGCCTATGTTTTAAAATCAGAGTTTGTGGCCAATATGAGTCATGAGATAAGAACCCCATTAAATGGTATTATCGGTTTTACAGAGCTCCTTATGGAAACCAATCTGGACGAAATGCAAAGACAATACCTGGAAATCATCAACCAATCCGGTGTATCCTTATACAGCATCATCAACGATATTTTGGACTTCTCAAAATTAGAAAAGCAAAAACTTAAGCTAAATCTCGACAAAGTAGAGATTGAAGAACTGGTTTCAGAAGCCTTCAATATTGTTGCGTACAGTAATACTAAAAAGCAAGTAGAAATGCTCATCGATATTGATGACACCATACCTAGATATATATGGACTGATGAGATGCGCTTAAAACAGGTTTTTGTCAACCTTTTGAGCAACGCTTTAAAATTTACCGAGGAAGGCGAGATTGTTTCATATGTCAAAGTTTTAGATGATTTAGGAGAAGGAAAAAAACGAATCCGATTTGGAGTTCGCGATACAGGCATTGGAATCAGCAGCGAAAAACAGGCTGAAATTTTCAACCCTTTTTCACAGGGAGATGGCAGTATTACTAAAAGATATGGAGGGACTGGCATGGGACTCACCATTTCGAACCAAATCTTGGCACTTGCCGACAGTATATTACAAGTCGAAAGCGATCAGGGAAAGGGCAGCGACTTTTTCTTTGATATTCTGTTCGACACTGAGGAAGAGGAATATGATTTAAACTTAAGTGATATTAAGAGAGTTTTGATTGTGGACGATAATGAAAACAATCGGAAAATCCTGAAAAGGATGCTGGAACGAAAAAATATCGAAGTAACGGAATGCGATAGCGGGTTGAAGGCTTTGCTATTGATTATGAACAAGTCCAAATTCGATGTGATTATTATGGATTATCATATGCCGATTATGGATGGCATTGAAACCATAAGAAAAATGAAAAATATTATTCCCGACGCCAACCATGTAGTGCCGTATGTTGTTTTGTACAGCTCGTCCGATGATACTAATTTGCAGGCTGCATGTGACGAATTAGAAATAGAAAATCGGCTTGTAAAACCAATTCGTATGAAACAGATGTACCAGATTTTATCCACCTTAAAGAGTTCTGAAAAGAAAAAACCGGATCAAATAAAAAATGCAGCAAATGAAGTGAGCATGCGCGAAATAAAAATTTTAATTGCTGAGGATAATCCTATTAATTTACTTCTTATCAAAACTTATTTAAAGGAGATTATTCCTCAAGCTTTAATCATCGAGGCAAAAGATGGTACTGAAGCGGTTGAAAAACACCAAAAAGAGAGTCCTGATCTTATTTTAATGGATATTCAGATGCCTCATCTCAATGGTATTGAAGCAACCAAAGAAATAAGAGCCTTGGAAAAAAACATCGAAATACCTATTATTGCAGTAACAGCAGGGAGTCTGCCTGGTGATAAAGAAAAATGTCTGCAAGCCGGAATGTCAGATTTTTTAACCAAACCCTTATTAAAGCAAACCCTGTCTGATATGATTCAAAAATGGTTTGGTACGGAAATCGAAAAAGAATAA
- a CDS encoding Fn3-like domain-containing protein, translated as MHKFIHLFIFFIFTGSSSLLAQSISMSPTRLFFTGNPGEKVTKTVTLQNSSDKDYVFNLNYKDWVREEDGNKVYLEAGSSKISNASWISTLENAVTVPAKSTKEIVVTMQIPANASQSAVTNSMLFFTQLPQQADKARVQNGIGIITLFEVGLHIFYTPPGNHVKSLDITNISEVSNENAANRKVAVSIHNDGNTINDATVEFELTNTDSGKEIKLPAISISMLPDTNQVVQFSLPEKISGNFLGVVIIKMAESNDLRVGEKNFKF; from the coding sequence ATGCACAAGTTTATTCACCTTTTCATTTTCTTTATCTTCACAGGGTCTTCTTCACTTCTGGCACAAAGTATCTCTATGTCGCCTACACGCTTGTTTTTCACAGGTAATCCAGGAGAAAAAGTAACAAAGACAGTCACGCTTCAAAATAGCTCGGATAAAGATTATGTTTTTAATCTCAACTACAAAGATTGGGTTAGAGAAGAAGACGGAAATAAGGTTTATCTTGAAGCAGGCAGTTCAAAAATTTCCAATGCCTCCTGGATATCCACCTTAGAAAACGCGGTAACAGTTCCTGCGAAAAGCACAAAGGAGATTGTAGTGACCATGCAGATCCCGGCAAATGCATCACAGTCTGCTGTTACGAACAGTATGCTGTTTTTCACCCAGCTTCCTCAGCAGGCAGATAAGGCACGTGTTCAGAATGGTATTGGTATTATCACCTTATTTGAAGTGGGACTTCACATCTTTTATACTCCACCGGGAAACCATGTAAAAAGTCTGGATATTACCAATATTTCAGAGGTGAGTAATGAGAATGCAGCGAACAGAAAAGTAGCAGTAAGTATCCATAATGATGGAAACACCATCAATGATGCCACCGTTGAGTTTGAACTCACCAACACAGACAGTGGTAAGGAAATAAAATTGCCAGCAATTTCCATCTCCATGCTTCCGGATACCAATCAGGTTGTTCAGTTTTCTTTACCAGAGAAAATTTCAGGAAACTTCCTTGGCGTGGTTATTATCAAAATGGCAGAATCCAATGATTTACGCGTAGGCGAAAAAAACTTTAAATTTTAA
- a CDS encoding peptidoglycan-binding protein LysM gives MKKLIVISALTFGAIILGTNNVQAQNTTATTTVNITLNDVISIDAGSTAIGNTVDFNYATAADYNSDQTITKANSLKVTSTKNFNVKVKAGGANFMNGTNLIPVNVLTIKAATAAGTMGGTKSTVVLSATDQTLVSNAPLGSALTLNLDYTIPAAKSSSPDILGKPAGTYTQTVTYTATAL, from the coding sequence ATGAAAAAACTAATCGTAATCTCAGCCTTAACTTTTGGAGCAATCATATTAGGAACTAACAATGTTCAAGCTCAAAATACTACAGCAACCACAACGGTAAACATTACCCTGAACGATGTAATCTCCATCGACGCGGGAAGTACAGCAATTGGTAATACGGTTGACTTTAACTATGCTACTGCAGCAGACTATAACTCTGATCAAACAATTACTAAAGCCAACTCCTTAAAAGTTACTTCAACGAAGAACTTTAATGTTAAAGTAAAAGCAGGAGGTGCTAATTTCATGAATGGAACCAACCTGATCCCTGTAAATGTTCTGACTATCAAAGCTGCTACAGCTGCCGGAACCATGGGCGGAACAAAAAGCACCGTTGTTTTATCTGCAACGGATCAAACCTTAGTATCAAATGCTCCTCTTGGAAGTGCATTAACACTGAATCTGGACTACACCATTCCAGCAGCAAAATCCTCATCTCCTGATATTTTAGGTAAACCAGCCGGAACTTATACACAAACGGTAACTTATACTGCGACCGCTTTATAA
- a CDS encoding peptidoglycan-binding protein LysM — MTKQIAITALTFGVVIFGTNNVQAQNTAATTTVNITLNDVISIDAGSTAIGGIVAFNYVTAADYNSDQTITKVNSLKVTSTKNFNVKVKAGGPHFVNGSNSIPVDVLTIKVAEAPGNMGGTKNDVVLSPGERTLVSNAPLGSALTLNLDYIIPAAKSSSSDILGKPAGTYTQTVTYTATTL; from the coding sequence ATGACAAAACAAATCGCCATCACAGCCTTAACTTTTGGAGTAGTTATATTTGGAACTAATAATGTTCAAGCTCAAAATACAGCCGCAACCACAACGGTAAATATTACCCTGAACGATGTGATCTCTATAGATGCAGGAAGTACAGCAATTGGTGGTATAGTTGCTTTTAACTATGTTACTGCAGCAGACTATAACTCTGATCAGACGATTACCAAAGTCAACTCCTTAAAAGTTACCTCAACGAAGAATTTTAATGTAAAGGTAAAAGCGGGAGGACCGCATTTCGTCAATGGTTCAAACTCAATCCCTGTAGATGTTTTGACAATCAAGGTTGCAGAAGCTCCCGGAAATATGGGCGGAACCAAAAACGATGTGGTTTTATCTCCAGGAGAAAGAACCTTAGTATCCAATGCTCCTCTCGGAAGTGCATTAACACTGAATCTGGATTACATCATTCCAGCAGCAAAATCCTCATCTTCTGATATTTTAGGTAAACCCGCTGGAACTTATACCCAAACAGTAACATATACTGCGACTACTTTATAA
- a CDS encoding peptidoglycan-binding protein LysM: MKKLIVISALTFGAIILGTNNVQAQNTTATTTVNITLNDVISIDAGSTAIGNTVDFNYATAADYNFDQTITKANSLKVTSTKNFNVKVKAGGANFMNGTNLIPVNVLTIKAATAAGTMGGTKSAVVLSATDQTLVSNAPLGSALTLNLDYTIPAAKSSSSDILGKPAGTYTQTVTYTATAL, encoded by the coding sequence ATGAAAAAACTAATCGTAATCTCAGCCTTAACTTTTGGAGCAATCATATTAGGAACTAACAATGTTCAAGCTCAAAATACTACAGCAACCACAACGGTAAACATTACCCTGAACGATGTAATCTCCATCGACGCGGGAAGTACAGCAATTGGTAATACGGTTGACTTTAACTATGCTACTGCAGCAGACTATAACTTTGATCAAACAATTACTAAAGCCAACTCCTTAAAAGTTACTTCAACGAAGAACTTTAATGTTAAAGTAAAAGCAGGAGGTGCTAATTTCATGAATGGAACCAACCTGATCCCTGTAAATGTTCTGACTATCAAAGCGGCTACAGCTGCCGGAACCATGGGCGGAACAAAAAGCGCTGTTGTTTTATCTGCAACGGATCAAACCTTAGTATCAAATGCTCCTCTTGGAAGTGCATTAACATTGAACCTGGACTACACTATTCCAGCGGCAAAATCTTCATCTTCTGATATTTTAGGTAAACCAGCCGGAACTTATACTCAAACAGTAACGTATACAGCAACTGCTTTGTAG
- a CDS encoding peptidoglycan-binding protein LysM: protein MKKLIVISALTFGAIILGTNNVQAQNTTATTTVNITLNDVISIDAGSTAIGNTVDFNYVTAADYNSDQTITKANSLKVTSTKNFNVKVKAGGANFMNGTNLIPVNVLTIKAATAAGTMGGTKSAVVLSATDQTLVSNAPLGSALTLNLDYTIPAAKSSSSDILGKPAGTYTQTVTYTATAL from the coding sequence ATGAAAAAACTAATCGTAATCTCAGCCTTAACTTTTGGAGCAATCATATTAGGAACTAACAATGTTCAAGCTCAAAATACTACAGCAACCACAACGGTAAATATTACCCTTAACGATGTAATCTCCATTGACGCGGGAAGTACTGCAATTGGTAATACGGTTGACTTCAACTATGTTACTGCAGCAGACTATAACTCTGATCAAACAATTACTAAAGCCAACTCTTTAAAAGTTACTTCAACGAAGAACTTTAATGTTAAAGTAAAAGCAGGAGGTGCTAATTTTATGAATGGAACCAACCTGATCCCTGTAAATGTTTTGACTATCAAAGCAGCTACAGCTGCCGGAACAATGGGCGGAACAAAAAGCGCTGTTGTTTTATCTGCAACGGATCAAACTTTAGTATCAAATGCTCCTCTTGGAAGTGCATTAACACTGAATCTGGACTACACCATTCCAGCGGCAAAATCATCTTCTTCTGATATTTTAGGTAAACCAGCAGGAACTTATACACAAACGGTAACTTATACTGCAACAGCTTTATAA
- a CDS encoding peptidoglycan-binding protein LysM, protein MKKQIFITALSLGAITIGTNRVLAQNSEKVSTSVNIILADVIAMDIGTDASEGAVDFNYGSTKDYNSSKNVTVPNSLVIISSKNFDVKVKSEGTHFVSGANVIPVDILQVKAIPGGSLVGTLNEVTLSTTDQVLVSNASLGTKQSLNIAYSISSENASKVLLGKPQGTYTQKITYTATAL, encoded by the coding sequence ATGAAAAAGCAAATCTTTATCACTGCCCTATCCCTGGGAGCAATCACTATAGGAACCAACCGGGTTCTTGCACAAAATTCTGAGAAGGTTAGTACATCCGTAAATATTATTTTAGCAGACGTTATTGCAATGGACATTGGCACTGATGCGTCAGAAGGTGCTGTAGATTTTAATTATGGGAGCACAAAAGACTATAACTCATCAAAAAATGTGACCGTTCCCAATAGTTTAGTCATTATTTCCTCCAAAAATTTTGATGTAAAAGTAAAATCTGAAGGTACACACTTTGTAAGTGGTGCAAACGTAATTCCTGTAGATATATTACAGGTAAAGGCAATACCAGGTGGAAGTCTGGTGGGGACTCTGAATGAGGTCACTTTATCTACAACTGATCAGGTACTGGTGAGTAATGCAAGTTTAGGTACTAAACAGTCTTTAAATATTGCCTACTCTATTTCGTCGGAAAATGCATCCAAAGTACTTCTGGGGAAACCACAAGGAACTTACACACAAAAAATAACTTATACTGCCACTGCATTGTAA
- a CDS encoding response regulator — protein MPKKIIRNLQIGVVISLMLLIASSIASYISIHKQMENREDLLKSKESISLAKDILNTLLNAETGNRGYQLTGLENFLEPFDKSRNEYPLLVSHKDRLNLRDKDQINILNELLHTSEILMKEYVLLIENRKKGILISPEELVQNKEAMDKCRMLVQKFVKLEEVQLAIKNEELNKSSKWTVLFIIFSAVAAIGVTVFVYIQLKSDLIRRGKLESDLSYTKEMLEETGSVAQVGGWEANMKTGKLFWSQSTREIHKIENNFQPTFENAFEFYKGKSRERIKYLFNRVIQQGIPFDEELQLLRNDGATIWVRVKGIPEFEDDTCKRVFGIIQDIDAFKKMFLEVTRKEAIMQSFATDVPVPLAMFDKDLNYVAVSSRWREEFSMNNVDLIGNNLFTISPNIPKERKDIYDNALLGKTYINSDFMLKVEGKEEIQHYDLKVGPWYLTKDEVGGVIISIQNITNAVKINEELKNAKETADIASKAKSEFLANMSHEIRTPLNGVIGFSDLLLTTPLNETQMQYLNYINESGENLLSIINDILDFSKIESGKMELLIEKTDVYDMLSQVINVIIYQSQKKNIELLLNIEPGLPKILFLDEARLKQILINLLGNAVKFTEKGEIELKVEKLRMDDSTIVLRFSVRDTGIGIPVEKQKYIFNAFTQENSSISKRYGGTGLGLTISNNILGYMGSHLSLSSVKEKGSVFFFDIEIPYEISQLREEDEITIRTALVVDDNETNRIILDHMLTYKNIKSTLASNGMEALEILLKGERFDVILMDYHMPVMSGLETIDKITGLFNQRKETSPFIVLSSSSEELGILNSVRKIENAHLLLKPIKSHELYKTLKKVDRSYAVEISKDQSEKGLQLFAPELEVLLVDDNVVNMVLNNRIMKSLAPSIHLTEAVNGLQALEECRKKHFSIILMDVQMPIMSGIEATRNIRMLPGYENIPIIGVTAGNVLGEKEKCLEAGMNDFLPKPIRQKDLVEVLKKYINV, from the coding sequence ATGCCGAAAAAAATTATAAGAAATCTTCAGATAGGAGTAGTGATTTCTTTGATGCTTCTGATTGCTAGTTCCATAGCATCTTATATAAGCATACATAAGCAGATGGAGAATAGGGAAGACCTCTTGAAAAGTAAGGAATCTATAAGCTTAGCAAAAGATATCTTAAATACTCTTTTAAATGCTGAGACGGGCAATCGGGGATATCAGCTTACCGGCCTGGAAAATTTTCTTGAACCTTTCGATAAAAGTAGGAATGAATATCCGCTGCTTGTTTCTCACAAAGATAGACTTAATCTTAGAGATAAAGATCAGATTAATATTCTAAATGAACTGCTACATACTTCAGAAATCTTAATGAAAGAATATGTTTTGCTTATTGAGAATCGTAAAAAGGGAATATTAATAAGTCCGGAAGAACTTGTACAAAACAAGGAGGCTATGGACAAATGCCGCATGCTCGTTCAGAAATTTGTAAAACTTGAGGAAGTTCAACTTGCCATAAAAAATGAAGAGCTGAATAAGTCTTCGAAGTGGACTGTTTTATTTATCATCTTTTCTGCGGTTGCAGCCATTGGTGTAACCGTTTTTGTTTATATACAATTAAAATCTGATCTTATCCGGCGTGGTAAGTTAGAAAGCGATCTGTCTTACACTAAGGAAATGCTTGAAGAAACAGGCTCAGTAGCCCAGGTGGGAGGTTGGGAAGCCAATATGAAGACAGGAAAGCTGTTCTGGTCTCAAAGTACAAGAGAAATTCACAAAATAGAAAATAATTTCCAGCCTACTTTTGAAAATGCCTTTGAATTTTACAAAGGAAAAAGCAGGGAGAGAATAAAATATCTTTTTAACAGGGTAATACAACAAGGAATTCCTTTTGATGAGGAACTTCAGCTTTTACGTAATGATGGCGCTACGATTTGGGTAAGAGTAAAAGGTATTCCCGAATTTGAAGATGATACCTGTAAAAGGGTTTTCGGAATCATTCAGGACATTGATGCCTTCAAAAAAATGTTTTTAGAGGTTACCCGGAAGGAGGCCATAATGCAGTCTTTTGCCACTGATGTTCCTGTTCCTTTGGCCATGTTTGATAAAGATCTTAACTATGTTGCTGTAAGCAGCAGATGGAGAGAGGAATTTAGTATGAATAATGTAGATCTTATCGGTAATAATCTTTTCACGATATCACCTAATATTCCCAAAGAACGAAAAGATATCTATGACAATGCACTTTTGGGAAAAACGTACATCAACAGTGACTTTATGCTAAAGGTGGAAGGAAAAGAAGAAATTCAGCATTATGACCTTAAAGTCGGTCCTTGGTATCTTACAAAAGATGAAGTAGGGGGAGTGATTATTTCCATACAGAATATTACAAATGCTGTAAAGATAAATGAAGAACTGAAAAATGCCAAGGAAACGGCAGATATAGCCAGCAAAGCAAAATCCGAATTTCTGGCCAATATGAGTCATGAGATCAGGACTCCTTTAAATGGAGTTATTGGTTTTTCAGACCTTCTCCTCACAACACCACTGAATGAAACACAGATGCAATATCTGAATTACATCAATGAGTCAGGGGAAAACCTGCTTAGCATTATCAATGATATATTGGATTTTTCTAAAATAGAATCCGGAAAAATGGAGCTTTTGATTGAGAAAACTGATGTTTATGATATGTTAAGCCAGGTCATAAATGTTATTATTTATCAATCCCAGAAAAAAAATATCGAACTTCTTCTCAATATTGAGCCAGGTCTTCCAAAGATACTTTTTTTGGATGAAGCAAGGTTAAAACAGATTTTGATCAATCTTCTGGGAAATGCTGTGAAATTTACAGAAAAGGGAGAGATAGAGCTAAAAGTAGAGAAATTACGCATGGATGATAGTACTATTGTTTTGCGCTTCTCGGTAAGAGATACGGGGATCGGCATCCCTGTTGAGAAACAGAAATACATTTTTAATGCCTTTACTCAGGAAAACAGTTCCATTAGTAAACGATATGGTGGAACGGGTCTAGGACTTACTATCTCAAATAATATCCTGGGATATATGGGAAGCCATTTGTCGCTGAGCAGCGTAAAGGAAAAGGGTTCTGTATTTTTCTTTGACATTGAGATTCCTTACGAGATCTCTCAATTGAGAGAGGAGGATGAAATAACTATTAGAACGGCCTTAGTGGTTGATGATAATGAAACCAATAGGATCATTCTTGACCACATGCTTACCTATAAAAATATCAAGTCTACCTTGGCTTCTAATGGGATGGAGGCGTTGGAAATCCTGTTGAAAGGAGAGCGGTTCGATGTGATCCTGATGGATTATCATATGCCTGTTATGTCAGGATTGGAAACAATAGATAAAATAACAGGGCTGTTCAATCAGCGAAAAGAGACTTCTCCATTTATAGTACTTTCTTCTTCTTCTGAAGAACTGGGCATACTTAATTCAGTTAGAAAAATAGAAAATGCACATTTACTGTTGAAGCCTATCAAATCACATGAACTATACAAAACCTTAAAAAAGGTAGACCGAAGTTATGCAGTAGAAATTAGTAAGGATCAGTCTGAGAAAGGTTTGCAGTTATTTGCCCCAGAATTAGAAGTGCTTTTGGTTGATGATAACGTAGTGAATATGGTCCTGAATAATAGAATAATGAAGTCTCTTGCACCCAGTATACATCTAACGGAAGCCGTCAATGGGCTGCAGGCTTTGGAAGAATGCAGGAAAAAGCATTTTTCCATTATCTTGATGGATGTACAGATGCCAATCATGAGTGGTATTGAGGCAACACGAAATATAAGAATGCTGCCGGGATATGAAAATATACCTATCATAGGCGTTACAGCTGGAAATGTGCTGGGTGAAAAAGAAAAGTGTCTGGAAGCCGGAATGAATGATTTCCTTCCCAAGCCTATCAGGCAGAAAGACCTTGTTGAAGTACTCAAAAAATATATTAATGTTTAG
- a CDS encoding recombinase family protein produces MRYFFNEIAKGIEAPETIRRQLSEKGVKILSNQAFHVAIRNPVYCGKIFIKKYRDEEAHYVKSLHAPLIRETLFNKVQLILEGNKRKIRKYIKFSSADVFSLRGFLICPKCGKI; encoded by the coding sequence ATACGCTATTTCTTTAATGAAATAGCAAAAGGAATTGAAGCTCCTGAAACTATACGTCGACAGCTTTCAGAAAAGGGAGTAAAAATTTTGAGTAATCAAGCCTTTCATGTTGCAATAAGAAATCCAGTGTATTGTGGTAAAATATTTATAAAGAAATATCGGGATGAAGAAGCTCACTATGTAAAATCTTTACATGCTCCTCTTATAAGAGAGACACTATTTAATAAAGTTCAGTTAATTTTAGAAGGCAATAAAAGAAAAATCCGAAAGTATATAAAATTTAGTTCTGCTGATGTTTTCTCATTGAGAGGTTTCTTGATTTGTCCAAAATGTGGAAAAATTTAA
- a CDS encoding type II CAAX prenyl endopeptidase Rce1 family protein, which yields MGKKLASAVLGAVLFGIATLKTGNIALSTGLHFAWNSLHWIIY from the coding sequence ATAGGAAAAAAATTAGCCTCCGCCGTACTCGGAGCTGTACTTTTTGGTATTGCTACATTAAAGACTGGAAATATAGCCCTGTCTACAGGATTACATTTTGCATGGAACTCACTACATTGGATTATTTACTGA
- a CDS encoding NRAMP family divalent metal transporter, producing the protein MSVKHNVQNQSKKIKKFFGLLGPGLTTGAADDDPSGIATYSQTGAQFGYGQLWTALYMLPFMTAVQEACARIGMVTGKGLTGVIKEHYSKKILYTSVGLVVIANTINIGADIGAMAAAAQLIIPADIVILMLFFTVSILTLEVFTSYRVYSKVLKWLALSLLAYPLTAFMIDQPWKEILKASMVPHFEFSFNFLFIITGVFGTTITPYMFFWQASQEVEEENKRGLIQDGKPRIGWHHIHAMRKDNNIGMIISEFTTWCIILVGGTVLHSAHIIDINTAADAAKALEPLVQSFPNSGLISKIIFAIGIIGLGLLAVPVLSGSASYAVSEALNWNASLDLKFTKAKGFYMVIIISTFIGLCMNFIGINPVKALVYTAVLNGVAAVPLLFLIIRISASEHIMGEFKSRWLSKSLLWATFFFMAAASVAMFFTI; encoded by the coding sequence ATGTCCGTTAAGCATAATGTTCAAAACCAAAGCAAAAAAATCAAAAAATTTTTCGGACTACTAGGTCCTGGACTGACAACAGGAGCTGCTGATGATGATCCTTCAGGAATTGCTACATACTCCCAGACCGGGGCTCAATTCGGTTATGGGCAGCTATGGACCGCACTCTATATGCTCCCATTTATGACTGCAGTACAGGAAGCCTGTGCAAGAATAGGAATGGTTACTGGTAAAGGATTAACAGGAGTTATCAAAGAGCATTATAGCAAAAAAATACTCTATACTTCTGTAGGATTGGTTGTCATTGCTAATACAATTAATATAGGAGCGGATATCGGAGCTATGGCGGCAGCGGCACAATTAATTATTCCTGCCGATATTGTTATCCTAATGCTGTTTTTTACTGTTAGCATACTTACTTTAGAGGTCTTCACCAGTTATCGCGTATATTCAAAAGTTCTCAAATGGCTGGCATTATCACTCCTTGCCTACCCTCTTACAGCTTTCATGATTGATCAGCCTTGGAAAGAAATATTAAAAGCCTCTATGGTTCCTCATTTTGAATTTTCTTTCAATTTTCTGTTCATAATCACTGGGGTATTTGGGACGACGATTACGCCCTATATGTTCTTTTGGCAAGCGTCTCAAGAAGTGGAAGAAGAAAATAAAAGAGGTCTGATTCAAGATGGAAAGCCAAGAATCGGGTGGCATCATATTCATGCGATGAGAAAAGATAATAATATAGGCATGATTATCTCTGAATTTACTACATGGTGTATTATTTTGGTCGGAGGAACCGTTTTACACAGCGCCCATATAATAGATATTAATACTGCCGCTGATGCAGCAAAGGCTTTAGAACCTTTAGTTCAATCATTTCCAAATTCCGGATTGATATCAAAAATTATATTTGCCATTGGAATCATTGGATTAGGATTACTTGCAGTGCCTGTTCTATCAGGATCAGCATCTTATGCAGTTTCGGAAGCTCTCAACTGGAATGCAAGTTTAGATCTTAAATTTACAAAAGCAAAAGGCTTTTATATGGTCATTATTATTTCTACATTTATTGGCCTGTGTATGAATTTTATTGGGATTAATCCAGTGAAAGCCCTTGTTTACACAGCAGTTCTCAATGGTGTAGCAGCGGTACCTCTCTTGTTTCTGATTATCCGGATATCTGCAAGTGAGCATATTATGGGAGAATTCAAAAGCAGGTGGCTGTCAAAAAGTTTGTTATGGGCAACATTTTTCTTCATGGCTGCAGCATCAGTTGCTATGTTTTTTACTATCTAA